In Flavobacteriales bacterium, a single genomic region encodes these proteins:
- a CDS encoding S8 family serine peptidase, producing the protein MKHISIFLLLLLPFSLFAQENVVPDLIIAKVKDTDASTFSAELKEHASLAGLPITEVIRKYPHAEKPRPQQTDNAGNAFIDLTRTYRIELEEGSDLTAIIKKLEETGVFEWVEPTTYSQSFYMPNDPQIGSFDHLLHANLYAAWDTTQGDTNVVMGITDTSFDLLHEDLQGNLKYNYADPINGTDDDNDGYIDNYKGWDIWGNDNGVFSTNDWHGTGVLAVAAATTDNGVGMSGAGFKCKYLPVKIANDATNGNTTIVTADGHDAITYCADRDCKVINCSWGTLTYSNDGQDVVNYATINKDAVVVAASGNTNAEEFRYPASFYRAVSVTGVHNSDEFDNGVNAPFTRSDSVDVCAQGFDVMATATVGASGSTEVYQTTGGTSIASPIVTGVVAMIRSAYPCLTALETMDLLISTAVDIESVGTNSTYAGKIGKRVDAYAALQNNPCLTVGIEENQSPKASVTVYPNPSKGDVTFKLSEPGSWNLRIMDASGRVVIRQKVTSNSVMLSGFRPGIYVAEFRNKDAAITEKFTIVK; encoded by the coding sequence ATGAAACACATTTCCATTTTTCTACTGCTCCTTCTTCCCTTTTCTCTTTTCGCACAGGAAAATGTGGTTCCTGACCTCATCATTGCAAAGGTGAAGGACACTGATGCCAGCACGTTCTCTGCTGAACTGAAAGAACACGCATCACTTGCAGGATTGCCCATCACGGAGGTGATACGGAAATATCCGCATGCGGAAAAACCAAGACCGCAACAGACAGATAATGCAGGAAATGCGTTCATCGACCTGACGAGGACCTACCGCATTGAACTGGAAGAAGGTTCGGATCTTACCGCCATCATTAAAAAACTGGAAGAAACGGGTGTTTTCGAATGGGTGGAACCGACCACGTATTCGCAATCGTTCTACATGCCGAACGACCCGCAAATAGGTTCGTTCGACCATCTGCTGCACGCCAATCTTTATGCCGCTTGGGACACGACCCAAGGTGATACGAACGTGGTGATGGGAATAACGGACACGAGTTTCGATCTGCTGCACGAAGACCTTCAGGGCAACCTGAAATACAACTACGCTGATCCGATAAACGGAACAGATGACGACAATGACGGCTACATCGACAACTACAAGGGTTGGGATATTTGGGGCAACGACAATGGCGTTTTCTCCACCAACGATTGGCACGGAACGGGTGTTTTGGCAGTGGCCGCTGCCACCACCGATAATGGTGTGGGCATGTCGGGCGCGGGTTTCAAGTGCAAATACCTGCCCGTGAAAATTGCCAATGATGCCACCAACGGTAATACAACCATTGTTACGGCAGATGGCCACGATGCCATCACTTATTGCGCTGACCGCGATTGCAAGGTGATCAACTGCTCGTGGGGAACGCTGACCTACAGCAATGACGGGCAGGACGTGGTGAACTACGCCACTATTAATAAGGATGCGGTAGTGGTGGCCGCTTCAGGAAACACAAATGCAGAAGAGTTCCGTTATCCTGCTTCGTTCTACCGTGCTGTGAGCGTTACAGGCGTTCACAATTCTGATGAATTTGACAACGGAGTGAATGCCCCTTTCACGCGCAGCGATAGTGTGGATGTGTGTGCACAAGGATTTGATGTGATGGCCACGGCAACGGTCGGAGCTTCGGGGAGCACGGAAGTTTATCAGACTACGGGCGGAACGTCCATTGCCTCACCGATCGTTACAGGTGTGGTTGCCATGATCCGTTCGGCCTATCCGTGCCTTACTGCGTTAGAAACCATGGACCTTTTGATCAGCACTGCGGTGGATATTGAAAGCGTTGGAACCAATTCTACCTACGCGGGAAAGATCGGGAAGCGGGTTGATGCGTATGCGGCCCTTCAGAACAATCCATGCCTGACGGTTGGCATTGAAGAGAATCAGTCACCGAAAGCAAGTGTTACGGTCTATCCGAATCCATCCAAAGGTGACGTGACATTTAAACTGAGTGAACCGGGTTCTTGGAATCTGCGAATAATGGATGCAAGCGGAAGAGTCGTTATCCGCCAAAAAGTGACCAGCAATTCGGTGATGCTTTCGGGCTTCCGACCAGGCATTTACGTTGCAGAATTCAGGAATAAAGATGCCGCGATCACCGAGAAATTCACGATTGTCAAGTAG
- the sppA gene encoding signal peptide peptidase SppA produces MKQFFKFMFASAFGLVLGIFLLFGIFAGIGASMSDKQTVEVKDKSVLHIKFDQEVKERGSENPFGNLDIGPFAEKGSIGLNDIIASLENAAKDEKIKGIYLDVTSIPAGMATIEEIRNALLKFKESGKWIVAYSEIYTQKAYYVASVADEIWLNPQGMVEWRGLGSQMMFLKGLFEKLEVEPQIIRYGKFKSAVEPLMLDKMSEANRMQTMTYMSDLWNKMVNGIAEGRGKSAAELDKMAQDATIQNAKDAKENGLVDELLFKDEVLANLRTRLELEKEDDKINFIGLGKYKDAPKVKGDDEKASHKEKIAVVYAVGSIEGGQGNDETIGSEKISEEIRKARKDDKIKAIVLRVNSPGGSALASDVIWREVVLAKAEKPVVVSMGDVAASGGYYISCAADSIVAQPNTITGSIGVFGVLMNAQKFINNKLGITVDTVKTNRFADLGTPLRPLTPVERDIVQNGVNEIYFEFISKVAEGRGMTTDQVDSIGQGRVWSGEDALQIGLVDKLGGIEDAIAIAARMAELENYRVVEYPAKKDPMQKMIEDFTGKGEEALLQHRLGHYYEYVKDVEDLMKMEGVQARLPYQIYID; encoded by the coding sequence ATGAAACAATTCTTCAAGTTCATGTTTGCCAGCGCCTTTGGTTTGGTGCTTGGCATTTTCCTGCTTTTCGGGATTTTTGCAGGTATCGGAGCTTCTATGAGCGATAAACAGACCGTAGAAGTGAAGGACAAATCCGTACTTCACATCAAATTCGATCAAGAGGTAAAAGAGCGCGGCTCCGAAAATCCTTTTGGAAATCTGGACATTGGGCCGTTTGCCGAAAAGGGATCGATCGGCCTCAACGACATTATTGCCAGTCTGGAAAATGCGGCAAAAGATGAAAAGATCAAGGGCATTTACCTTGATGTAACGAGTATTCCTGCCGGAATGGCAACGATTGAAGAGATCCGAAATGCTCTTCTCAAGTTCAAGGAAAGTGGAAAATGGATCGTTGCCTACAGCGAGATCTACACGCAGAAAGCATACTACGTAGCTTCTGTTGCTGACGAGATCTGGCTCAATCCGCAAGGAATGGTGGAGTGGAGAGGTCTTGGGTCGCAGATGATGTTCCTGAAGGGTCTTTTCGAGAAATTGGAAGTGGAGCCACAGATCATTCGTTACGGAAAGTTCAAAAGTGCTGTTGAGCCATTGATGCTGGACAAGATGAGCGAGGCCAACCGCATGCAGACCATGACCTACATGTCTGATCTGTGGAACAAGATGGTGAACGGCATTGCCGAAGGAAGAGGTAAGTCTGCTGCTGAGTTGGATAAGATGGCGCAGGATGCCACCATCCAAAACGCGAAAGATGCCAAGGAGAACGGTTTGGTAGATGAGCTTCTTTTCAAAGATGAAGTGCTTGCCAACCTTCGTACACGACTTGAGTTGGAGAAAGAAGACGATAAGATCAACTTTATCGGATTGGGCAAATACAAAGATGCTCCTAAGGTGAAAGGAGACGATGAAAAAGCTTCGCACAAGGAAAAGATCGCAGTTGTCTATGCGGTAGGAAGCATCGAAGGTGGTCAGGGAAATGATGAGACCATCGGGTCTGAAAAGATATCCGAAGAGATCCGCAAGGCAAGAAAAGACGACAAGATCAAAGCAATTGTACTTCGCGTGAACAGCCCTGGAGGAAGCGCCTTGGCTTCGGACGTCATTTGGAGAGAAGTGGTTCTCGCCAAAGCGGAAAAGCCTGTTGTTGTTTCCATGGGCGATGTGGCTGCTTCGGGTGGTTACTACATCTCTTGCGCAGCCGACAGTATTGTGGCACAGCCGAACACCATTACAGGTTCTATCGGTGTTTTCGGTGTGCTCATGAACGCGCAGAAATTCATCAACAACAAGTTGGGAATTACCGTTGATACGGTGAAAACCAACCGCTTTGCCGACCTCGGAACGCCATTGCGTCCGCTAACGCCAGTTGAGCGTGATATCGTTCAGAACGGTGTGAACGAGATCTACTTCGAGTTCATCTCAAAAGTGGCCGAAGGTCGCGGTATGACCACTGATCAGGTGGATAGCATCGGTCAAGGGCGAGTTTGGAGTGGGGAAGATGCGCTTCAGATCGGATTGGTTGATAAACTTGGTGGAATTGAAGATGCCATTGCCATTGCTGCGCGCATGGCGGAGCTGGAGAACTATCGTGTAGTGGAATATCCTGCCAAGAAAGACCCAATGCAAAAGATGATTGAAGATTTTACGGGAAAAGGCGAGGAAGCGCTTTTGCAGCATCGTCTCGGTCATTACTACGAGTACGTAAAAGATGTGGAAGACCTGATGAAAATGGAAGGTGTGCAAGCACGACTTCCTTATCAGATATACATCGATTGA
- the folK gene encoding 2-amino-4-hydroxy-6-hydroxymethyldihydropteridine diphosphokinase yields MPCLLSNVKRTHTAPLKHGLYLRPMSDGIRKYVLLTGSDLGDRKSVLEQASELISERIGVILDRSDILETEPWGFESDTTFLNQALLVESDKKPEEVLSRILGIELQLGRKRTCDRWTSRTIDIDILCAEELIHHSDSLTIPHRLLHERAFALQPLCQLVPGWTHPLLHKTYHQLLTEVGTSQFKDVKSNP; encoded by the coding sequence ATGCCGTGCCTGTTATCAAATGTTAAGAGAACTCATACCGCTCCTTTGAAGCATGGGCTATATTTGCGCCCGATGTCTGATGGAATTAGAAAATACGTGCTTTTGACGGGCTCCGATCTGGGAGATCGTAAATCGGTCCTTGAACAGGCATCTGAACTTATTTCTGAGCGTATTGGGGTGATTCTTGACCGATCTGACATACTTGAAACCGAACCGTGGGGATTTGAGTCAGACACCACATTTCTGAATCAGGCCCTTCTTGTGGAAAGTGACAAAAAACCAGAGGAAGTGCTTTCCAGAATTTTAGGGATCGAACTGCAATTGGGGCGTAAACGCACCTGTGACCGATGGACGTCACGCACAATAGACATCGATATTCTGTGTGCCGAGGAACTGATCCATCATTCAGATTCATTGACCATTCCCCACAGATTGCTGCACGAACGCGCATTTGCGCTCCAACCGCTATGTCAACTCGTTCCAGGTTGGACGCATCCACTTCTACACAAAACGTATCATCAACTTCTGACGGAAGTCGGCACATCGCAATTCAAGGACGTTAAATCCAATCCATGA
- a CDS encoding AAA family ATPase, with translation MSRPKEYEYVVIEGNIGSGKTTLSKLLAERWGSRLMLEEFKDNPFLPKFYENPKQHGFALELSFLAERYHQKRDELNKTDLFRPGIVCDYSFAKSLVFARINLDPDEFELYQNLFHIIHGRLPKPDLLVFLYCNPQKSLRQIKKRGRAYEQEIGQNYLEQINNGYLEFFRQQTGTRIVILNTDEIDFVESSEHLNQVFKRIETTYEYGITIVETC, from the coding sequence ATGAGCCGTCCGAAGGAGTATGAGTACGTGGTGATCGAAGGCAACATCGGTTCAGGCAAGACCACACTTTCCAAGCTGCTGGCCGAGCGTTGGGGTTCGCGGTTGATGCTGGAAGAGTTCAAAGACAATCCGTTCCTGCCCAAATTCTACGAGAACCCGAAGCAACATGGATTTGCTTTGGAGCTGAGCTTTTTGGCGGAGCGCTACCACCAAAAACGGGATGAGCTCAATAAAACAGACCTGTTCAGACCAGGAATCGTGTGCGACTATTCATTCGCCAAATCGTTGGTTTTCGCCCGCATCAACCTCGACCCCGATGAGTTTGAGCTTTATCAGAATCTGTTTCACATCATCCATGGAAGGCTTCCAAAACCCGACCTTCTGGTGTTTCTTTACTGCAATCCGCAAAAATCATTGCGGCAGATAAAAAAGCGCGGCCGTGCTTACGAACAGGAGATCGGTCAGAATTATTTGGAGCAGATAAACAACGGTTACCTCGAGTTTTTCAGGCAGCAAACCGGAACACGAATCGTGATTTTGAACACAGATGAGATCGATTTTGTGGAATCGAGCGAACACCTCAACCAGGTTTTTAAGCGGATAGAAACCACCTATGAGTACGGAATCACCATTGTTGAAACCTGTTGA